The genomic interval ATGAAAGTGAAAAAACGATAAAATATTCATTCATTGACTTGGGAATTGGTATATTCAAGAGTGCAAGTTTTGATTCATACAGACGGATTGCTAATGTTTTTATTCCTGGAAATAATTTATTAGTTAAGCCTTTCTTAGAAGGAAAAATAATTTCTTCAAGAGAAAATGACAATGAGATTAGTGGTAAAGGGGTTAAACAAATTATAAACTGTGCTAAAAATCCAGAATTTACAAAATTCACAATCATAACAAATGACCAAATGATCAATGTTAAAGATAAGACTAATCAAAGTTTAAGTCATAACTTTGACGGCACTTTTATTCACTTTGAAGTTTCATATTCAAACAACATATAAAATGGAAATTAAATACAAAATAAACATAGCAAAGGATTTTTCACCGTATCCTGCTGGTCGTTATAGAACTGAGGGAAAAACATCGGGTGAAGTATTTCTATACGACCATTTGATGGCAAAACTTACAGCAGCTATTTATGAAAATGTTTTATTAGAAGTAGACTTGACAGGTATGAATGGCTACCCATCCTCCTTTATATCAGGTTCGTTTGGAAAATTTTCATATGAGCTTGGTAAACTAATTGGTAAAAAAGAAGCTTCAAATTTATTGTTAAAACATATTTCTTTCGTTTGCAGTGATAGTAATGCTAAGATAAAAGCATTTCAAGA from Fluviicola taffensis DSM 16823 carries:
- a CDS encoding DUF4325 domain-containing protein, with amino-acid sequence MEIKYKINIAKDFSPYPAGRYRTEGKTSGEVFLYDHLMAKLTAAIYENVLLEVDLTGMNGYPSSFISGSFGKFSYELGKLIGKKEASNLLLKHISFVCSDSNAKIKAFQDEINNPITKK